One window of Aspergillus oryzae RIB40 DNA, chromosome 3 genomic DNA carries:
- a CDS encoding nicotinate-nicotinamide nucleotide adenylyltransferase (predicted protein) yields the protein MTSPALQTLRAQYSSTLKRFIASSKNFEILTSIPASQSHPPAHSPDVLYVLDSSFNPPTLAHRRIASTALLENASKAPRLLLLLATQNADKPSKPALFEDRLVMMELFARDLLAYLQPHFSTSENGSLPAIDIGLTKKPYFVDKAAEIDTAGVYPESLEQVHLTGYDTLIRIFNPKYYPPEHTLQPLGPFLTRHRLRVTMRPGSEWGDAEEQKQFLLNMAQGGMEKEGCKPEWAQRIQLVEGRRPEERPVSSTLAREAIRSNLQDLDGLVPDNVRECILSQQPYSE from the coding sequence ATGACGAGCCCCGCCCTCCAGACCCTTCGAGCGCAATATAGTTCAACCTTGAAACGCTTTATCGCGTCGAGCAAGAACTTTGAAATCCTCACTTCTATTCCCGCTAGCCAATCTCACCCACCAGCTCACAGTCCAGATGTCCTCTACGTGCTGGATTCATCCTTCAATCCGCCAACGCTTGCTCATCGTAGGATAGCTAGTActgcccttctcgagaatgCGAGCAAAGCGCCGCGGCTTCTACTATTGCTTGCGACCCAGAATGCGGATAAGCCTTCCAAACCAGCCTTGTTCGAGGATCGTCTGGTTATGATGGAATTATTCGCGAGAGACCTGCTGGCATATCTACAGCCACATTTCTCGACCTCAGAGAATGGGAGTCTTCCAGCCATCGATATCGGTCTCACTAAGAAACCGTATTTCGTGGATAAAGCGGCGGAGATAGATACTGCGGGGGTTTATCCGGAATCGCTTGAGCAAGTTCATCTCACTGGCTATGATACGTTGATCCggatcttcaaccccaagTATTATCCGCCAGAACATACCCTCCAGCCATTAGGGCCTTTTCTTACACGCCATCGGTTGAGGGTCACCATGCGACCGGGCAGCGAGTGGGGTGATGCAGAGGAGCAGAAGCAATTCTTACTTAATATGGCTCAGGGTggcatggagaaagaaggctgCAAGCCTGAATGGGCTCAGCGGATTCAGCTCGTGGAAGGGAGACGGCCAGAGGAGAGACCGGTGAGCTCTACGTTGGCCCGAGAGGCAATCCGATCAAATCTCCAGGATCTGGACGGGCTGGTCCCCGACAACGTCCGAGAGTGCATCCTGTCTCAACAACCATACTCGGAGTAA
- a CDS encoding uncharacterized protein (predicted protein), with translation MHFNNKISVALLAALAAGSEASHARNHKLFHARNVNSTVSTSSVFVYPTPILTPSSSVPAGSSPVASSSAAGSSSVVTSTSDASSSVITQAPPLGTGVPGSSDAGDDNSGSATDITITYTLGTGASKSVVTTTIHKTATNTETVYATPAAPSAGSEEQTTTLHSTATSTVTVVEVPSSSAASGNAGNGGSEACTGQATVTVTATVTETVTGAPSATAKPGDDYTKPHDQDHQKNPGNSGNPGKNNGNNDEDEDENDQGENDNNDGAESTKAPLPVPTHTGRPPFGNGTLPIPTSGVAKPTGFLTSSKHAFPTNFRRSH, from the exons atgCATTTCAACAACAAGATCTCCGTCGCTCTGTTGGCCGCTCTGGCTGCTGGTTCTGAGGCCAGCCATGCCCGCAACCACAAGCTCTTCCATGCCCGGAACGTCAACTCGACTGTGTCCACCTCGTCGGTGTTTGTCTATCCAACCCCAATCTTGACCCCCAGCTCCTCCGTGCCCGCTGGTTCTTCCCctgttgcttcttcttcggctgcgGGATCTTCCTCCGTCGTCACCTCGACCTCGGATGCCAGCTCGTCGGTCATTACCCAGGCCCCCCCTCTCGGTACCGGTGTCCCTGGATCCTCTGACGCTGGTGATGACAACTCTGGATCGGCCACTGATATCACCATCACCTATACCCTCGGTACTGGTGCTTCTAAGAGTGTTGTCACGACTACTATCCACAAGACCGCTACTAACACCGAAACCGTCTACGCT ACCCCCGCTGCGCCTTCTGCCGGTAGTGAGGAGCAGACCACTACTCTTCACTCCACCGCTACTTCTACCGTCACCGTGGTAGAggttccctcttcttctgctgcctCTGGCAACGCTGGCAACGGCGGCAGCGAGGCTTGCACCGGACAGGCCACCGTCACCGTTACTGCCACTGTCACTGAAACCGTCACTGGG GCCCCTAGCGCTACTGCTAAGCCTGGTGATGACTACACCAAGCCCCATGACCAGGACCACCAGAAGAACCCCGGAAACTCCGGAAACCCTGGCAAGAACAACGGTAACaacgatgaggacgaggatgagaatgaccAGGGCGAGAATGACAACAACGACGGCGCTGAGAGCACCAAGGCTCCTCTCCCCGTCCCTACTCACACTGGACGTCCTCCCTTCGGCAACGGCACCCTCCCTATTCCTACCAGCGGTGTCGCCAAGCCCACTGGCTTcttgaccagcagcaagcaCGCTTTCCCCACCAACTTCCGCCGTTCCCACTAA
- a CDS encoding uncharacterized protein (predicted protein) has product MRYSPALLNPTTWLPTLKTAQLQKIAQATGIRSAGPKAALISRLETELAQCEYPSPSGPSKTKTESKTRNLSILSIDMGIRNLAFAHLLVPSPQSAKGTSRITPTLNAWRRLAVSDLLPGSGLSLPESGLIKGTESSEIDELNGLACQTVKDGKEMFHPSPYAKQAYILITTLLEKYQPTHVLIERQRFRSGGGSAVQEWTLRVGVFEGMLYAVLYALQRERGVTAGSSCGSSAPMVLGVEPQRVVRYWGDGLGGDGVETKKGRSTAREGKKVKIDLVGGWLDDALADGDRDLKVAVSGGEELQGWVEAYLAKWKGVKRRRGETGGVDIGKLDDLADCLLQGVTWLDWHLMRDRISREGVGALDID; this is encoded by the coding sequence ATGCGCTACTCCCCAGCGCTCCTCAACCCAACAACATGGCTCCCAACCCTCAAAACAGCCCAACTCCAAAAGATCGCCCAAGCAACGGGCATCCGCTCCGCCGGTCCCAAGGCAGCCCTAATAAGCCGCCTCGAGACCGAACTCGCCCAATGCGAGtatccatctccatctggacCCTCCAAAACCAAGACCGAATCAAAGACCAGAAATCTAAGTATCCTCAGTATTGACATGGGCATCCGCAACCTTGCCTTCGCCCATCTTCTCGTCCCCAGTCCCCAGTCTGCTAAAGGAACGTCGAGGATAACACCAACCCTAAATGCCTGGCGCAGATTGGCTGTTTCGGATCTTCTCCCTGGTTCTGgactttctcttccagagtCCGGGTTAATAAAAGGTACAGAGTCATCTGAGATCGATGAACTAAATGGCCTTGCGTGTCAAACAGtcaaggatggaaaggagaTGTTCCATCCCTCGCCCTACGCCAAACAGGCGTATATACTAATCACCACGCTCCTGGAGAAATACCAACCCACGCATGTCCTGATCGAGAGACAGCGATTCCGCTCAGGAGGCGGCAGTGCGGTTCAGGAGTGGACGCTGCGGGTCGGTGTCTTTGAGGGCATGTTGTATGCCGTTCTCTATGCGTTGCAGCGGGAGAGGGGGGTCACTGCCGGGTCTTCCTGTGGTTCTTCTGCGCCTATGGTGCTCGGCGTGGAGCCGCAACGCGTGGTCCGGTACTGGGGGGATGGGCTTGGCGGGGACGGGgtggagacgaagaaggggagaagTACGgcgagggaggggaagaaggtgaagataGATTTGGTTGGGGGGTGGTTGGATGATGCGCTTGCCGATGGGGACCGGGACTTGAAGGTGGCGGTTTCGGGGGGGGAGGAGCTACAGGGGTGGGTTGAGGCATATTTGGCGAAGTGGAAGGgggtgaagaggagacggGGGGAGActggtggtgttgatattGGGAAATTGGATGATTTGGCGGATTGCTTGCTGCAGGGCGTGACGTGGTTGGATTGGCATCTTATGCGCGATCGTATTTCGCGGGAGGGTGTTGGGGCTTtggatattgattga
- a CDS encoding TCP11 family protein (SOK1 kinase belonging to the STE20/SPS1/GC kinase family) has translation MDLQRTKEARRDAPGKQDDSTEGPLEPYGGNGHSKDSPKNDSLDHRDTNKNKDPTQVKQQHQGPPFACDHEIHQASSAFQQPACSNTPSPSSQAMRIPQELGLSAEEYHLLLTAKRYPPVTKGTLSELDLPCIMSNINLRMDANFDRDLHFKPDLDGEKGRRKRKEAADYWEAMATEITVYAFCAAHQPLVPCDNMWADQRSFEPRLPSMFDTLQDVLKTLVPERDHPSVMQNLEVPLLMQQIRKGVLNMVDVANWLAALLKTHCAPMRDEWADRMVEQISSGSRSQNALEIVGGLQTLFAILEAMKLVRHPTSKGTVRDVANHQIRAFRVLLIEDTIPFLQEYFRSKIERDNFRVESSRLWYQELREQDLSGMEKPNSFRPLAILFGGLSDLLLQFHTPESFPETFIFDSDRLWQLRACLQSLITLDICWEIFQRCVNPLKRYHPAQAQTYATFRSRIESLIDESADCRQRSPQWMNNIRCIALEIAHFACKAYNCNITMVPDSVMARIENQLETHLLGESELFQHFQNLWRENLMAATMSFAQQYLSMSPLAICESQRSHPHSPVSQQHYGIERIAMRLAHMGVLHWRVWAPILYVRESVSPTDVAMSNYDMA, from the exons ATGGACCTTCAAAGAACCAAAGAGGCACGGCGGGACGCTCCCGGGAAGCAGGACGACAGCACCGAGGGTCCTTTGGAGCCATACGGAGGCAACGGCCACTCCAAAGATTCCCCCAAGAACGACTCTCTAGATCATCGGGATACGAATAAAAACAAAGACCCGACGCAGGTAAAGCAGCAACATCAAGGCCCTCCATTTGCCTGCGACCATGAGATTCACCAGGCTTCGTCGGCATTTCAGCAGCCCGCGTGCAGTAACACCCCCTCGCCTTCCTCACAAGCCATGCGCATTCCCCAGGAGCTGGGTCTCAGTGCGGAGGAATATCACTTATTGCTCACGGCCAAGAGATACCCTCCAGTCACCAAAGGCACCCTGAGCGAGCTCGACTTGCCCTGTATCATGAGCAATATCAACCTTCGCATGGATGCGAACTTCGACCGCGATCTTCATTTCAAACCGGACCTagatggagagaaaggtcggcgaaaaaggaaggaagctGCTGACTACTgggaagccatggccacGGAGATTACTGTCTACGCATTCTGTGCCGCTCATCAGCCGCTCGTCCCATGTGATAATATGTGGGCAGACCAACGAAGCTTTGAGCCTCGACTACCGTCTATGTTTGACACCCTGCAGGATGTTCTGAAGACCCTCGTCCCGGAACGGGATCACCCTAGTGTGATGCAAAATCTCGAGGTACCTTTGCTGATGCAACAAATTCGGAAAGGCGTCCTTAATATGGTGGACGTGGCGAATTGGCTGGCAGCATTGCTCAAGACACACTGCGCTCCAATGCGCGATGAATGGGCAGACCGTATGGTTGAACAGATCAGCTCAGGCTCACGGTCACAGAACGCCTTGGAGATTGTTGGTGGTCTCCAGACTCTGTTTGCGATCCTGGAGGCTATGAAATTAGTAAGGCATCCGACTTCGAAGGGTACAGTTAGG GACGTTGCAAACCATCAAATCCGCGCATTCCGTGTTCTCCTTATAGAAGACACTATACCGTTTCTGCAGGAGTATTTTCGCAGCAAAATTGAAAGAGATAACTTCCGCGTGGAGTCGTCACGACTATGGTATCAAGAATTACGTGAACAAGATTTGAGCGGCATGGAAAAGCCCAACAGCTTCCGCCCCCTTGCGATTTTGTTTGGCGGTTTGTCAGATCTCCTACTGCAATTCCATACTCCAGAAAGTTTCCCGGAAACTTTCATCTTCGACTCTGATCGCCTATGGCAGTTGCGGGCATGCCTTCAGAGCCTAATCACCCTTGACATCTGTTGGGAAATCTTTCAGCGCTGCGTGAATCCGCTCAAACGATACCATCCAGCTCAGGCACAAACATACGCTACCTTCCGGTCTCGAATCGAATCCTTGATAGATGAGAGCGCGGACTGCAGGCAACGGTCGCCTCAATGGATGAATAATATACGGTGTATTGCATTGGAAATCGCGCATTTTGCCTGTAAGGCATATAATTGCAATATAACTATGGTCCCAGACAGCGTCATGGCGCGTATTGAGAATCAGCTGGAAACCCATCTGCTAGGCGAGTCGGAACTCttccaacatttccagaATTTGTGGCGAGAAAACTTAATGGCGGCCACCATGAGTTTTGCACAACAGTACCTAAGCATGTCACCTCTGGCTATCTGCGAATCCCAACGAAGCCATCCTCACTCGCCAGTATCACAGCAACACTATGGCATTGAACGGATTGCCATGCGACTCGCGCATATGGGGGTCCTCCACTGGCGAGTCTGGGCGCCTATCCTCTACGTGCGTGAAAGTGTGTCGCCCACCGACGTGGCGATGAGCAACTATGACATGGCATGA
- a CDS encoding GMC family oxidoreductase (choline dehydrogenase and related flavoproteins) yields the protein MESAHLPSSANYIVVGGGTAGLVVASRLSEIPTVQVLVLDAGLGKTSDPQLQNPVLWSSLCGTDLDWQFKTVSQPGLNDREQNLPAGKVLGGSSAINGAAFLPPSPAGIDTWSRLGNPRWSWKDLLPYLRRSFTLTTPRGILLSEVGLNAQVHTGSGGPIQARNKVFEENGYEFQPDLILERSTVGTRPYTATIDPESGLRSSADNQYRSLKKNRPNLQIVTGATVDRILLSNDAVSHEVLATGVQVRLADGKLTEIKATKEVILAAGAFQTPKLLELSGIGNKTILARHGITPIIDNPGVGENLQNHSMYVQPVGLKPQEGTLTAGLQALAFVRTGDEADLAAKHLSPTDPEKVTCDDILRNPEEASANFFVSTRPTNNVAILGVIQCHPLSRGSIHISSGTDDPDSKPEVDPRFYSNPIATSPTLQPFLDCSAVKVPEDLEAAKALLGLPAQLWIHISISSALSKIKSHRPVL from the exons ATGGAGTCTGCCCACCTTCCCTCCAGTGCCAACTATATTGTCGTTGGCGGTGGGACCGCCGGCCTGGTCGTAGCTAGCCGATTATCCGAGATTCCGACTGTCCAGGTCCTCGTCTTAGACGCTGGGCTGGGCAAGACCTCGGATCCCCAGCTGCAGAATCCAGTGTTATGGTCCTCCCTCTGCGGCACCGATCTCGATTGGCAATTCAAAACCGTGAGCCAG CCGGGGCTGAACGACCGCGAGCAAAATCTTCCTGCAGGCAAGGTTCTTGGTGGCTCCTCTGCCATCAACGGGGCGGCCTTTCTACCTCCCTCGCCTGCTGGAATCGACACGTGGAGCAGGCTAGGCAACCCGAGGTGGTCTTGGAAGGATCTATTGCCGTATTTGCGGCGAAGCTTTACGCTGACCACTCCTCGTGGGATACTACTCTCTGAAGTCGGTCTGAATGCGCAAGTGCATACAGGGTCCGGTGGGCCCATCCAA GCCAGGAATAAAGTCTTCGAGGAGAATGGCTATGAATTTCAGCCCGATTTGATCCTTGAAAGATCCACAGTAGGCACTCGGCCATACACCGCTACGATTGACCCGGAGTCTGGTCTCCGGAGCAGCGCCGACAACCAGTATCGCAGCCTCAAGAAGAATCGTCCCAACCTGCAAATAGTGACGGGAGCAACTGTGGATCGGATACTACTGTCCAACGACGCTGTATCTCATGAAGTTCTAGCCACAGGGGTCCAAGTTCGCCTTGCCGACGGAAAATTGACCGAAATCAAGGCCACGAAAGAGGTCATCCTGGCCGCCGGAGCTTTCCAGACACCCAAGCTTCTCGAACTCTCTGGGATCGGCAACAAAACCATACTTGCCCGCCATGGCATCACACCCATCATAGACAATCCCGGCGTTGGTGAGAACTTACAGAACCATTCGATGTATGTCCAGCCCGTCGGGCTGAAGCCTCAGGAAGGCACGCTTACCGCAGGGCTGCAAGCTCTGGCCTTTGTTCGGACCGGTGATGAAGCCGACCTCGCGGCAAAGCATCTCTCTCCCACAGATCCCGAGAAGGTGACCTGCGATGATATCTTGAGAAACCCAGAAGAAGCTTCCGCCAACTTCTTTGTGAGCACAAGGCCAACCAACAACGTTGCCATCCTAGGAGTGATTCAGTGCCATCCTTTATCCAGGGGTAGCATTCATATCAGCAGTGGCACAGATGACCCTGACAGTAAACCCGAGGTCGATCCACGCTTTTACTCGAATCCA ATCGCCACATCTCCCACCCTGCAGCCCTTCTTAGATTGTTCCGCGGTAAAGGTGCCCGAGGATTTGGAGGCAGCTAAGGCTCTTCTAGGGTTACCGGCGCAGCTTTGGATCCACATATCTATATCGTCCGCATTATCGAAGATTAAAAGCCACCGCCCCGTACTCTGA
- the cp9 gene encoding putative serine carboxypeptidase (serine carboxypeptidases (lysosomal cathepsin A)), translating into MNIAAIYSFIYSLWAVPTFLLPHTIRVSINRSQYEVHSFPNTSLPLSWAGRLPVPETPAGNSLFFWLFEAEDRTYDENLIIWFNGGPGCSSLIGLTTGNGPVSFDGNSTRLIQNPYSWTKLGHVLYVDQPVGTGYSTASNPYPVPDNDRVTSDFYKWLRNFFTLFPHLRSKQVHMIGESWAGIYIPYFASAIVQGQDSFPINLRSLSIGDGTIGNAAAMSTITIGSFMRSQKDILQVPNDILSVFAEAEKTCGFDHILQAADQYPPKGKIHIPGNPENRNYKRHQHLDVRNLVDETCNIEPTTPDMVRTSILNSTCYGPCATFATAFDYLGAMSASGAGKQCHDIYDTHNDCDTIDPLNLLASYFSRADVQVALNLLPAAAGKDNQENSPATPSPMNFAPCNSTILTTLLSSSSPVAPAYSILPDLVTTHKIPLHIYSGENDFLLNHFGTELSLQNMTWNGAQGFSQKPNRPFFSDNAAPTHSCDKENTTETCGVEVGVWGSERGVTYHLFWGAGHSVFGKKPREMFAYVRDVVVAG; encoded by the exons ATGAACATCGCAGCAATATATTCCTTTATATATTCTCTATGGGCGGTCCCtaccttccttctcccacATACAATCAGAGTGTCTATCAACAGATCTCAATATGAGGTCCATTCGTTCCCTAATACTTCCTTGCCGCTTAGCTGGGCTGGCCGACTCCCTGTGCCTGAAACGCCTGCAGGCAATTCATTGTTCTTTTGGCTTTTCGAGGCCGAAGATCGTACGTACGATGAAAACCTCATAA TCTGGTTCAATGGAGGCCCCGGCTGTTCGTCCCTTATAGGGCTAACGACAGGAAATGGACCGGTCTCCTTTGACGGCAACTCCACTCGCCTCATCCAGAACCCATATTCGTGGACCAAGCTAGGCCACGTCCTCTACGTCGACCAGCCGGTAGGAACGGGATATTCGACTGCGAGTAACCCTTATCCTGTCCCAGACAACGACCGCGTAACATCCGACTTCTACAAATGGCTCCGGAATTTCTTCACTCTGTTCCCTCACCTTCGCTCGAAACAGGTCCATATGATCGGAGAATCATGGGCCGGAATCTACATCCCCTACTTTGCCTCCGCCATTGTGCAAGGGCAGGACTCGTTCCCCATCAACCTCCGGTCCCTCTCCATCGGCGACGGTACCATCGGCAACGCTGCCGCTATgtccaccatcaccatcggGTCGTTCATGCGTTCCCAGAAAGACATCCTCCAGGTACCCAATGACATCCTATCTGTCtttgcagaagcagagaaaacatGTGGATTCGaccacatcctccaagcAGCAGACCAATATCCTCCCAAGGGCAAGATTCACATCCCCGGAAATCCAGAAAACAGGAACTACAAACGCCACCAGCACCTCGATGTTCGCAATTTAGTAGACGAAACATGCAATATCGAGCCCACTACGCCCGACATGGTCAGGACATCCATCTTGAATTCCACCTGCTACGGACCCTGTGCGACCTTCGCCACGGCATTCGATTACTTGGGCGCCATGTCTGCCTCGGGCGCAGGCAAACAGTGTCACGATATCTACGACACCCACAATGACTGTGATACCATCGACCCCCTTAATTTACTCGCCTCATACTTCAGCCGAGCAGATGTTCAAGTCGCATTGAACCTGCTTCCCGCCGCAGCAGGGAAGGACAACCAGGAAAACAGTCCTGCTACTCCCTCCCCAATGAACTTCGCCCCCTGCAACAGCACCATCCTGACTACTCTTCTATCAAGCTCATCCCCCGTGGCCCCGGCATACTCTATCCTTCCTGATCTTGTCACAACCCATAAAATCCCCCTCCACATCTACTCCGGCGAGAACGACTTTCTCCTCAACCATTTCGGCACCGAGCTGAGTCTCCAGAATATGACATGGAATGGAGCACAAGGGTTCTCCCAGAAACCTAACCGACCGTTTTTCAGCGATAATGCTGCACCCACCCATTCCTGTGACAAGGAGAATACAACAGAAACGTGTGGTGTTGAGGTGGGCGTCTGGGGGTCAGAACGCGGGGTGACTTATCATCTCTTTTGGGGCGCAGGGCACAGTGTGTTTGGTAAGAAGCCACGCGAGATGTTTGCTTATGTGcgtgatgttgttgttgcagGTTGA
- a CDS encoding putative cell morphogenesis protein Sog2 (predicted protein), whose protein sequence is MKSSGNQLFHIPYRFAECSHLRYLNIRANNFREFPKGVYKLPLLEILDLSRNKISQLPEEIKKLSSLRVLSVMQNRLDDLPLGVSDMNKLQILKVAGNPLRNPLRELLETSETDIAPSTMTDNEKEVAVTAELKRFLKNKQLSTTPENEKGNDASEAIWDTPKPVKRGISSRFPVIPSTGDISCDPKSPSLSRPPPIPLKSHYRIASGQGIAFNSILPRPGTFIPGVNERNRSNSEGIIQASIAARSKRMGVIRKNADLGRLDETQAYRNSHLRGLSHGSILRPRAPGAAGSNSSSPSSPRERRRLKDSFVNRMSSLPEHKCERKARESIIECGKGVLFALFQVQSHVYALINVIKRDDTRRNSLEIVFYNASTHVDRLNDALEYAENAQLDDADLVRLSNEAVKRECETCIMAYTHVGTQLRNSLGKIVANADSRYVRSLMLMIYSSIIELRNACVSLGVPLHTCKRLSSTKPPIPEINREMVASDRLTASTVTPTRGRAPSLSVRRYRSDTTIQHPQILTSGPLQTASNFHSAISSPGFVSTPFSYAARSRSSSRSNHINTSIPSSLATPRSGESFPPMPSTVVPRINPLTGLDEIEEERTFERIFHQLTTAYSAALQALPQTRRQFVRCLELAEQTRESEGIQMLWHNLIRRCRVCLEVSEALGLRLTNMKIKEPGGGMRNQREFWQLCKAFMQSFVDLVTDMREVKSMHLLPSEIVMFLRPVQRASREAGRLIEGSPWSYLADMTSGNAPANIYGPPLQSQHSQHQISTSLSPQSVTLPATPLSAALGPAAQATVPSTPASAYSDKFFEGDVFQRADSLLSMPNQAPFFSRR, encoded by the exons ATGAAGTCGAGCG GGAATCAACTGTTTCACATTCCGTATCGTTTTGCAGAGTGTTCTCATCTTCGGTACCTTAATATTAGAGCGAACAACTTCCGTGAATTTCCCAAGGGT GTTTACAAATTGCCGCTCCTCGAAATCTTGGATCTCAGCCGTAACAAGATTAGCCAACTCCCcgaagaaataaagaaactGAGTTCTCTACGGGTTCTGTCTGTGATGCAGAACCGCCTTGATGATCTGCCCCTTGGGGTCTCTGACATGAATAAGCTTCAGATCCTGAAGGTTGCTGGAAACCCCCTGCGGAACCCGCTACGAGAGCTCTTAGAGACTTCAGAAACAGATATTGCACCCTCCACTATGACAGATAACGAAAAAGAGGTCGCGGTAACTGCAGAGCTAAAACGATTTctgaagaacaagcagcTTAGCACGACACCAGAGAATGAAAAGGGCAACGATGCAAG TGAAGCAATTTGGGACACTCCTAAACCCGTCAAACGTGGAATAAGCAGTCGCTTCCCGGTCATCCCAAGTACAGGCGACATCTCTTGTGATCCTAAATCACCGTCACTATCGCGGCCTCCACCAATTCCACTTAAATCCCATTACCGCATTGCCTCAGGCCAGGGCATAGCTTTCAACAGTATCCTCCCACGACCTGGCACATTCATCCCTGGTGTCAATGAACGCAATCGGAGTAACAGTGAGGGTATCATCCAGGCATCCATTGCCGCGCGAAGTAAACGGATGGGAGTCATCAGGAAAAATGCCGATCTTGGGAGATTGGATGAGACCCAGGCGTATCGAAACAGTCACCTTCGTGGTCTCAGCCATGGATCGATCCTTCGCCCAAGAGCACCGGGCGCGGCAGGCAGTAACTCGTCCAGCCCAAGCAGCCCAAGGGAGCGTAGGCGCTTGAAGGATAGTTTTGTAAACCGGATGTCAAGCCTGCCGGAACACAAGtgtgaaagaaaagcaagggAATCGATTATCGAGTGTGGAAAGGGGGTCTTGTTTGCCCTTTTTCAGGTTCAGTCTCATGTATATGCTCTGATCAACGTGATCAAACGCGATGATACCCGGCGAAACAGTCTCGAGATAGTCTTTTATAACGCTTCTACTCACGTTGACCGACTCAACGATGCTCTTGAGTATGCGGAAAATGCTCAACTGGATGATGCTGACTTGGTACGCCTATCCAATGAAGCAGTCAAAAGGGAATGCGAGACGTGTATCATGGCATACACTCACGTTGGCACGCAGCTACGCAATAGCCTTGGCAAGATTGTCGCCAATGCAGATTCACGCTATGTACGTTCGCTGATGCTaatgatctacagcagcatcatTGAGCTTCGCAATGCTTGTGTGAGCCTCGGTGTTCCGCTGCACACTTGCAAACGTCTCTCTTCCACCAAACCGCCTATACCGGAAATAAACAGAGAGATGGTGGCATCAGATAGACTCACTGCATCAACAGTGACCCCAACTAGAGGCAGGGCGCCGTCTCTCTCGGTGCGTCGCTACCGGAGTGACACCACTATCCAGCACCCTCAGATTCTTACTAGTGGGCCATTACAGACAGCATCCAATTTCCACTCTGCGATTAGCTCACCTGGGTTTGTCTCTACTCCATTCAGTTACGCAGCACGAAGTCGATCAAGTAGTCGGTCAAACCACATAAACACATCGATACCCTCATCCCTTGCGACTCCCCGTTCCGGCGAGTCCTTCCCTCCAATGCCTAGTACAGTTGTACCTAGGATTAACCCCTTgactggcttggatgaaatcgaagaagagcgaaCATTCGAACGGATCTTTCATCAGCTCACTACCGCATATAGTGCCGCTCTACAGGCATTGCCTCAGACGCGCCGTCAATTTGTCCGATGTCTTGAATTAGCAGAACAAACCCGAGAATCCGAAGGTATCCAGATGCTCTGGCACAACCTCATTCGGCGATGTCGCGTGTGCCTGGAAGTATCTGAGGCACTTGGACTCCGTCTTACCAATATGAAGATAAAGGAACCCGGTGGCGGCATGCGCAACCAGCGCGAGTTCTGGCAGTTATGCAAGGCATTCATGCAATCATTCGTTGATCTTGTGACAGACATGCGTGAAGTCAAGAGCatgcatcttcttccttctgagATCGTCATGTTCCTTCGTCCGGTACAGAGGGCCAGTCGAGAAGCCGGTCGGCTGATCGAGGGTTCTCCTTGGTCATACCTCGCAGACATGACATCTGGAAACGCACCAGCAAACATTTACGGGCCCCCTTTACAGTCACAACATTCACAACATCAGATCAGTACAAGCCTGTCACCACAGTCTGTTACTCTTCCTGCAACACCATTGAGTGCTGCTCTTGGTCCAGCCGCTCAGGCCACGGTGCCATCCACCCCTGCAAGTGCGTACAGTGACAAATTTTTCGAGGGAGACGTGTTTCAGAGGGCCGACTCTCTACTTTCCATGCCTAACCAGGCACCATTTTTCAGTCGTCGGTGA